From Candidatus Hinthialibacter antarcticus, the proteins below share one genomic window:
- a CDS encoding ABC transporter ATP-binding protein has translation MEQSQNGAMIRVENFCKKYGDMTAVKDFNLTVEKGDIFGFIGPNGAGKTTTIRFLATLLKPTSGAGYINGFSVTDSPMDVRRSMGYMPDSFGVYEGMRVWEYLDFFAAAYNIKKDKRTNIIRDVIELLDLSAKRDDFVEGLSRGMKQRLCLAKTLVHDPEVLILDEPASGLDPRARHYIKELLKELQRMGKTILISSHILAELADCCNKIGIIERGTLLASGDIKKIMHQVREAMVLEIELIEPNSNLEKILWDFPGVKNVEPMGQITRVEYVGELPEITRLHKLLIEKGVNLLFFREVPADLEEVFMKVTKGEVA, from the coding sequence ATGGAACAAAGCCAAAACGGAGCCATGATTCGCGTAGAAAACTTCTGCAAGAAATATGGCGACATGACCGCTGTGAAAGACTTTAACCTGACGGTCGAAAAGGGCGACATCTTTGGGTTCATCGGCCCCAACGGCGCGGGCAAAACCACCACCATCCGCTTTTTAGCGACCTTGCTCAAACCCACCTCGGGCGCGGGCTACATCAACGGTTTCAGCGTGACCGACAGCCCGATGGACGTGCGCCGCTCAATGGGCTACATGCCCGATTCATTCGGCGTATATGAGGGAATGCGCGTGTGGGAGTATCTCGACTTTTTCGCCGCCGCCTACAACATCAAAAAAGACAAGCGCACTAACATAATCCGCGACGTAATCGAACTGCTCGACCTGAGCGCCAAGCGCGACGATTTTGTCGAAGGCCTCTCGCGCGGCATGAAACAGCGCCTCTGCCTCGCCAAAACTCTAGTCCACGATCCCGAGGTGTTGATTCTCGACGAACCCGCGTCCGGCCTCGACCCGCGCGCCCGCCACTACATCAAGGAGCTGCTCAAAGAACTGCAACGCATGGGCAAGACCATCCTGATCTCGTCGCACATTCTCGCTGAGTTGGCGGACTGCTGCAACAAAATCGGCATCATTGAACGCGGTACGCTGCTGGCGTCGGGCGACATCAAAAAGATCATGCACCAAGTCCGCGAGGCGATGGTGCTTGAGATCGAACTCATTGAACCCAACAGCAATCTCGAAAAAATCCTGTGGGATTTCCCTGGCGTGAAAAATGTCGAACCAATGGGTCAGATTACGCGGGTGGAGTACGTCGGCGAATTACCTGAGATTACGCGCCTGCATAAATTGCTGATCGAGAAAGGCGTCAACCTGCTGTTCTTCCGCGAAGTGCCCGCTGACCTCGAAGAAGTGTTTATGAAAGTCACCAAGGGCGAAGTGGCGTAG